The region CGCAGGGTGAGTTTATGAAACTTCTTACGGCAAGCAGTGAGGAACGTGGTGTCATTTTCCGTAAGGTATTTCAAACGGGGAATTATGAAGCAATGCAAAAGAAGTTAAAGTCCATGGCTTCCGAATTAAGGGGGGAGTGTGACCAGCTAGAACGTAGTATGGTTCAGTACCTTTCGGGAATTTTGCTATCTAAAGAAAATGAAGTTTTAGAAGAGTGGAAGCGTAAGCCGGATATTCATAAAATCAATGACTTATTAGAGTTACTAGAGCTTGACTTAGAGGAAGATAAATCGAGATATGATACCTTAGAGGTGGAAAATAAAGAGTTATCAGGTAAGCTTGTTGAGCTAACTACGAAGATTACGCTGGTAGAGGAACAAGAAAAAAAGAAGCAGGAATTAGAGCAAAGAAGACTACTTCTAGAGGATTTAAGAAAGCAATCGGAGCAGATTAAATTAAACCAAATAGATCTTCAAAATGCAAAGAAAGCGTTATATCAGGTAAAACCAGTTGCAGATGCATATCACAAAAGCAGAGTTGAAACTGAAAATTTAGTTAGAGAAATTATAGAGCAGAAAAAACGATTTGATATTGTTTCGGAAGAGACGAAGAAAAAGCAGGCAGAATATCACGAGCATGAGAAAGATAAGGCTCGATTAGAAGAACTTGCAATAGCCATCAATCAGTGTAAAGAAGAATTAGCACAGTTTGAGAATCTAAAACAATTGGAAATAAAGATACAAAGCAATCTTAAGAATCAGGATGCTATTGTATCGAATGAGAAAAAGATTGAAGAACAAGGTAAGTTACTTAAGGGTGATCATAGTGAACTTACGAAGGAGCTTCAAGGATATCTTTCTATTGACCAAGAAATCTTAGAATGTATCCAGATAGGGAAAGATTTAAAGTCAAAGATAACGAAACTAAAAAGTCTTTTAGATGAGCTGAATCGTATTGAATTAGAGTCAAGTAATTTAAAAGTGTTACAACAAGAGTATTTTAAGAAAGAGAATTCTTATCAAACTGCAAATAAAGAGTATCAAACCTTAGAGTTAGCGTATTTTCGTGAACAAGCAGGCTTGCTTGCTATGAATCTGAAAGGCGAAGAACCGTGTCCTGTCTGTGGTTCTACCAAGCATCCAAAGAAAGCGGAATGTAGTAAGGAAGCGCCTACGGAGGCTATGTTAAATCAGGCGAAAGTAAAACTTGAGAGCGAAACGGTTGTACTTAACCAGCAAAGTCTTTCTGTTAGTAATCAAAATACTAAGATTTCTTTGATGTGGGATAACTTATGTGTGGTTTGTGAAGAACTTTTTGAAGAATCGTTTGGCAAAGATAAAATAAAAGATCGTATTACGGAAGAATTATCTCGCAGTGAAGAAGCATTCCTTCAGAAAAACGAAGAATACAGAGTACTTAAGAAAAATCAAGAGAGAAGAGACTGGTGTAATAAACGTACAACAGAAATCTCTGCAGCTCTTGAAGAAAATGTACAGAATATTCAGAACCTTAATCAAGAGAAAATAGCAATTGCTACTGTCCTAGGTCAGATGGAAGGAAGCAGAGAACAGATTTTAGAACGAAGAAAGTATGCTACCAAAGAGGAATGTGAAAACAAACATACTGCCCTTCTATTGGAAAGTAATCAACTTCGCAGTAATCTGGAGCGACTAGAGAAAGAGTTTCATGAATTACGCTCTCAGTGGTCGGCATTAAAGGCTGTTATTGAGGACAATGAAATTAAAGAAGCGAAACAAAAGGTTACGTTAGAGGAAGAAGAGAAAGCTTATCAAAGGAAACTGACAGAAACATCCTTTGATTCTGAAGAAAGCTATCTTGCTTGTCTTTGGACGGAAGATAAAATAGAACAGACACAAAAAATGATCGAAGATTACGAAAAACAGGTATCTGAACAACATTTAATGATAGA is a window of Lachnoclostridium phytofermentans ISDg DNA encoding:
- a CDS encoding AAA family ATPase, translated to MKPLELAISGFGPFKGEVNVPFEKIGESGLFLISGDTGAGKTTIFDAIAFALFGCASGENRTTDSMRSDYATGDDKTYVKLVFSHKGRRYEVERNPLYQRAKKRGDGFTEEKPNATLIKWDGSVVAGYQPVTNEIMEILSIDYKQFKQIAMIAQGEFMKLLTASSEERGVIFRKVFQTGNYEAMQKKLKSMASELRGECDQLERSMVQYLSGILLSKENEVLEEWKRKPDIHKINDLLELLELDLEEDKSRYDTLEVENKELSGKLVELTTKITLVEEQEKKKQELEQRRLLLEDLRKQSEQIKLNQIDLQNAKKALYQVKPVADAYHKSRVETENLVREIIEQKKRFDIVSEETKKKQAEYHEHEKDKARLEELAIAINQCKEELAQFENLKQLEIKIQSNLKNQDAIVSNEKKIEEQGKLLKGDHSELTKELQGYLSIDQEILECIQIGKDLKSKITKLKSLLDELNRIELESSNLKVLQQEYFKKENSYQTANKEYQTLELAYFREQAGLLAMNLKGEEPCPVCGSTKHPKKAECSKEAPTEAMLNQAKVKLESETVVLNQQSLSVSNQNTKISLMWDNLCVVCEELFEESFGKDKIKDRITEELSRSEEAFLQKNEEYRVLKKNQERRDWCNKRTTEISAALEENVQNIQNLNQEKIAIATVLGQMEGSREQILERRKYATKEECENKHTALLLESNQLRSNLERLEKEFHELRSQWSALKAVIEDNEIKEAKQKVTLEEEEKAYQRKLTETSFDSEESYLACLWTEDKIEQTQKMIEDYEKQVSEQHLMIEKLVNEIKETDSVDIQILKDSRDEINAQKSVCERQKEEVNRRIRNNDQIYKDAKKQLEAKGEIQRKYLSINELSKTANGELTGKVKIAFEQYVQAFYFDTVIEEANKRLRKMTFSQYTLHRADSVNLRSQGGLEIFVLDHYTGKQRTVKSLSGGESFKAALALALGLSDVIQSYAGGIELDSMFIDEGFGSLDSESLEQAIETLISLTSGNRLVGIISHVTELKERIDKKILIHKTMEGSYIK